From Klebsiella electrica, the proteins below share one genomic window:
- the galU gene encoding UTP--glucose-1-phosphate uridylyltransferase GalU, with product MAALNSKVRKAVIPVAGLGTRMLPATKAIPKEMLPLVDKPLIQYVVNECIAAGITEIVLVTHSSKNSIENHFDTSFELEAMLEKRVKRQLLEEVQSICPPHVTIMQVRQGLAKGLGHAVLCAHPVVGDEPVAVILPDVILDEYESDLSRDNLAEMIARFDETGSSQIMVEPVADVTAYGVVDCKGESLQPGESVPMVGVVEKPKADVAPSNLAVVGRYVLSADIWPLLAKTPPGAGDEIQLTDAIDMLIEKETVEAYHMKGKSHDCGNKLGYMQAFVEYGVRHKSLGADFKAWLEKAVAK from the coding sequence ATGGCTGCCCTTAATTCTAAAGTAAGAAAAGCTGTTATCCCGGTTGCGGGGTTAGGTACCAGGATGCTACCCGCCACCAAGGCTATTCCGAAAGAAATGCTGCCACTGGTAGATAAGCCTTTAATTCAGTACGTTGTTAACGAATGTATTGCAGCCGGAATTACTGAAATTGTTCTGGTAACCCATTCGTCTAAAAACTCTATCGAAAACCATTTCGATACCAGTTTTGAACTGGAAGCCATGCTGGAAAAACGTGTTAAACGTCAGCTGCTGGAAGAAGTTCAGTCTATTTGCCCGCCACACGTCACCATTATGCAGGTCCGTCAGGGTCTGGCTAAAGGTCTTGGTCACGCGGTACTGTGCGCGCATCCGGTAGTGGGTGACGAGCCGGTCGCGGTTATTCTGCCAGACGTTATTCTGGATGAATACGAGTCCGATCTTTCCCGTGATAACCTGGCTGAAATGATCGCGCGTTTTGATGAAACAGGATCCAGCCAGATTATGGTTGAGCCTGTTGCTGATGTTACCGCCTACGGCGTTGTCGACTGCAAAGGCGAATCCCTGCAGCCGGGTGAAAGCGTTCCGATGGTCGGTGTGGTTGAGAAGCCGAAAGCCGACGTGGCGCCGTCTAACCTTGCTGTCGTCGGTCGCTATGTGCTGAGTGCGGACATTTGGCCGCTGCTGGCAAAAACGCCTCCGGGAGCCGGGGATGAAATCCAGCTGACCGACGCAATCGATATGCTGATCGAGAAAGAGACGGTTGAAGCCTATCATATGAAAGGTAAGAGCCACGACTGCGGTAATAAACTGGGTTATATGCAGGCGTTTGTGGAATATGGCGTGCGCCATAAATCCCTCGGCGCAGATTTTAAAGCCTGGCTGGAAAAAGCCGTAGCGAAGTAA
- the hns gene encoding histone-like nucleoid-structuring protein H-NS gives MSEALKILNNIRTLRAQARECTLETLEEMLEKLEVVVNERREEESAAAAEIEERTRKLQQYREMLIADGIDPNELLSTMAAVKAGTKAKRAARPAKYSYVDENGETKTWTGQGRTPAVIKKAMDEQGKTLDDFLL, from the coding sequence ATGAGCGAAGCACTTAAAATTTTGAACAACATCCGTACTCTTCGTGCGCAGGCAAGAGAATGCACCCTTGAAACGCTAGAAGAAATGCTGGAAAAATTAGAAGTTGTCGTTAACGAACGTCGCGAAGAAGAAAGCGCTGCAGCTGCAGAAATTGAAGAGCGTACTCGTAAACTGCAACAATACCGTGAAATGCTGATTGCAGATGGTATTGATCCGAATGAACTGCTGAGCACCATGGCAGCAGTCAAAGCGGGTACTAAAGCTAAACGCGCTGCGCGTCCGGCTAAATACAGCTACGTAGATGAAAACGGCGAAACCAAAACCTGGACAGGTCAAGGTCGCACCCCGGCAGTGATCAAGAAAGCCATGGACGAGCAGGGTAAAACCCTGGACGATTTCCTGCTGTAA